The Bdellovibrio bacteriovorus DNA segment ATTCAAGGAACGGCCAATCAAGTTTTGCGCGTTGATAGTCTAGGAACTACATTGGATTTTGGAGCTGTGAATTTAGCTTCGACCAGCGCCGTGACAGGGGCCCTGCCAATCGCAAACGGCGGCACCGGTGCAACGACGGCCGCTTTGGCAAGAACAGCCCTGAGTGCCGCGGTAAGTGGGACAAACGGGGATATCACAAGCTTGACGGCAGTGACGTCTTTGAGTAGTTCGAGCGCGCTCTCATTAACTTCAGCGTCGAATACAAATATCAATATCACACCGGGTGGCACAGGGCGGGTGATTCTTAGTGGCAACGTAGGTTTGGGTGTGCCATCGCCAACGGAAAAACTTGAAGTGAGTGGCAATGTTAAAGCTACTAGTTTTATTTCAACTTCGGACAGTCGTTTAAAGACGAGTGTGGAAACATTGAGAGGCCTTGATACGATTCTAAGACTTCGCGGAGTCCACTTCCGATGGATTTCAGATCTGACGCCCGAGTTGGGATTGATTGCTCAAGAAGTCGAACAAGTGGCGCCGGAACTGGTGGTCACGGACTCGCGCGGATTTAAAGCAGTTAAGTATTCCAACATTGTTGCGCCTTTAATTGAGTCTACCAAAGAGCTGTACGGTCTTTGTGTTGATACTTCAAATAAAGTGAAAGCGCAAAGTCGTGGTATTGCCACGGTCGAAACTCAGGTGCAGAAATTAGAAAATAAAATTCGCAAGCTGGATGCTGAAAACGCTGAGCTTAGAAGCCGCTTGGAAGCTTTGGAGAAGGCTGTTTATGAAGCTCGTTAGTTATCTCTCTACCATTTTTTTGATCATCTATTCGGATGCTGGCTATGCGCTTGGGGCAGGTGTTGCCGGTAAGATTGAATTTGAAAATAAAAACCTTTCTTATTATAACGGTACATCCTGGTTTACTATTGATTACTCGATCGGGGCTAGTTGCTCAGGGTATGCAGCCGGGACTATTCATTTTGATTCTCCTCAGATGAGATTTTGTGACGGCACCGACTGGCGCATTATTGTTAGCACGCCCGTGTCGATTTGTGCGCCAGCTTCCGCGGGCGCTATTGAGTTTAACTCTCCCAACTTGAGGTTCTGTGATGGTACTGATTGGAGACGGATCGAAGCTATGGCTCTCACAGCTTCGCCTTCGTTGTATTCTTCGCCAGCACCGAGCATCCAGGCCCTGGGTGATGCCAGTGCTTTAACCGGAGTGGGGACCAGTTCTGGGACGGAACCTTGGATTGAAGTTACTTATACTCAACCGAAAACAACGAGTTCGGCAACTTTTCGGCAGTTGGATATAGAGGCGCCAGGGATTTGGGGAGTACATTATCTTAACGGCGCATCTTATCAGTATCACGATGGTGCTGGCTGGGTGACACTAGCGACTTTATCAGGCTTCACAAATGCAGGCGCAGCGATTACTTTTTCACATGCAAGTGTCACGGGAAACCGCTTTCGAGTTGTACGTTTAGGTACCACGGGGTATCTGGGCGTGGGAGAATTTGTAATTAATCCGTAAGGGTGCGATTCGGCCTAGTCTTACCTTAAAGCATTCAAAAGCACCCCCAGTCGGGGGCTCTTTTTTTAGAACTGATGGAACTTCTCGTCGTTTTTAAAATTTAAAATAGCGCGAAAGCCGTGAGTTCCTGCCATGCCTGCGATCACTGTTCTTAACGCATTGATCATGCGACCTTGAGAGCCCACTAGTCTTCCATACTCTGATTGCACAGTTTCAATTTGATAGATTGTCGTACGTTCTCCGACGGAATAAGTGACTTTAATATTTTCCGGAGTGGTCACGATTTTTTTGACAACGGATTCTAAAACTGAGCGCAGCGATTCCCTGACATCAGCCTGGCTAGTGGATAGGGCAGCGGACATGTAAACCTCCATGACCCTATTGAAACGTACATTGCGTAAATGATGAAGAGCTTAAGGACCATAAAGTGTGGAATCGTCGCTGACACAACGATTCCACTAGCAAAGATTTTATCCGATTTTAAAAAGGTTTACGATCCAAGCTACTGAAGAAAGAATTGAGCCTAAGTAGCTGCGAGGGTTTGCGGGCACGTAGCCACGTTTTCCTTGGATGTGCGTTTCAAAGTGCAAGTGCGGAGCTGTTCCGATACCTGTGTTTCCTGATAGAGCAATAAGATCACCTTGCTTCACGGACTGTCCCGCTTTGCTCTTAAAGCCAGATAAGTGAGCGTACAAAGTTTCAAGTTTATTGCCCGGGTGTACGACGATGACGTAGTGACCGTAGCCAGAAATTCTTTTTGTGCGGCGATTTTTTTCTGTGCGAGTCGCAAGGACTTTTCCATCAAGAACGCTGACGACAGAGGTGCCGGTAGCTGCACGTAAATCAATACCTTTATGTAGTCGCTTGCGCTTAAGTACTGGATGGTTGCGCATTCCATATTCACTTGTCACTGTTAAGCATCCACGGCCACAGTTTTTAATCGGGCTGATCACAGTTTGCACCGCCGCCTTTTCAATGACACCAAACTCAATTCTTTCTGCGCGCATGCGGTCGACATATTTCGATAATGAATTCATCGAGTGCAGTCGGCCTTCTTGCATGAACTCATTGAAAGAGCGCAAAGCATCAGCACCGTTACTTTCAAGGGCCCCAGTAACTCTTAAATCTGAAAGAGAAAGACAAAGATCCGTGCGATCCATGATCTCATCAGAGCGAATATCTTCGTCCATCACGTCAACGATGCGAAAGCCGCAGGCAAAACCTGCGCTATTTTTAGTGACCTCTGTCTTTCCGGGAGGAATGAAAGGAAAGCGGATGCGCTCGGGACTGCTCGTGGCATCACTTAGTGCGGAATTAATATTGTGTATATCAATCGCCAAAATAGATTCTTCTGGTAACTCAATGGCAGAGACCAAGGCACGTTTGCCATCTGCAAGCTCAGAAGCTTGGTAAAGATGAATGGCGAGCTTGTTTTCCAAGTAAAGCGTGTCATTGATTTCTTCAAAGGCCTGCGCCAAACCTGGCGTCGCAGTCATTACTAAAAGACTTCCGAGTAACTGTGACAGAAACTTATTTCGCATACGTTCCTCCGATCCACTTTGGCGGAAATGCGAAGAACAGGCCATGATTTGGAGCCTATGAAAGGCCTCTAATACGATTAAACAAGAAATAGCTGTCTAAGTTTTAGTGAGTTGGCTTCAAAAAATGTCACCGCGGATGACGGGGATCCGCAGTAAGGGATTGTTTTCTAACTTAAAGGAGTTGGCGTGGGCGTGGGAAGTGGGATGATGTCGGGCTCTCCGGGCACTTGCGGAAAGCTGCCATCCATCCAAGCTTGCTTTGCTTTCTCGATCTTCTCTTTCGAAGACGAAACATAGTTCCAATAGATGTGACGAGGCTCAAGGAATGAATCTCCACCCAACACCACAACTTGAGTGTCTTCCGTTGCTGTGATCTTTAACGACGAGTCATGCTCTAAGATTACAAAGTCATCGGGACCGATTTCTTTTTCTCCCAAAGATAGCTTTCCTTTAATGATGAAGAACGCAAGTTCCTGAGAGCCTGGATCAAATTCAAAAATGCCGCCTTTTTTCAGGTGCACGTCCATGAAGAAAAGTTTTGAATACACATCGACAGGCGACGTTTTTCCAAAAGCGCTTCCTGCGACAAGGCGTACATCCGCATCGCCCACTTGGAATCGTGGAATGTCGGAAGCGGCGTGATGTTTGAACGAGGGCTCACGGTCTTCTTCCGCTAAGGGCAAAGCCACCCAGAATTGCAGTAGGTGCAGGCGATGAGCTTTGCCATGAAGTTCGGGGGGGACGCGTTCAGAGTGGGAGATGCCTTTTCCCGCTGTCATCCAATTGACATCTCCAGGAGTCAGAAGTTGTTTATGTCCTAAACTGTCGTGATGAAGAACGGCACCTTCAAGTAAATAACTCAAAGTAGAAAGACCGATGTGTGGATGAGGGCGCACTTCCATGCCTTCTCCCGCAGGGAAATCCGTTGCTGGAAAGTAGTCGAAAAAAATGAACGGACCGATCATGCGTTTTTTCGCATACGGCATCAAGCGGTGCACAGTGGGGCCACCGACAGAGACAAGACGGGGAGCAATCTCCATAAGAATATTATTTTGTGTAGAACTCATATTATGTCCCCTTTCATTCTGTGGAAACTCATGATAGCCTTAACCAATTTAGCATGTGAATGAAAATTTAAGGAGTAGCATGAAAACAAAAAAAGAAATCGTCGATAACTGGCTGCCTCGCTACACGGGCGTGCCTTTGAACGAATTTGGTCAGTACATTTTGCTTACGAACTTTGGCAATTATGTGAAGATGTTCGCAGAAAAGTTCGATGTCCCAGTGCGCGGTCTTGACCGCCCGATGCAATCAGCAACAGCCGAAAACATCACTATCTTAAACTTCGGTATGGGAAGCGCTCTTGCTGCAACGTGTATGGATCTTTTAACCGCGATAAATCCTAAAGCGGCTCTTTTCCTTGGAAAATGTGGTGGTTTGAAAAAGAAAAACCAATTGGGTGATTTTATTCTTCCGATCGCGGCCATCCGCGGTGAAGGAACGAGTAATGAATACCTTCCTGAAGAGATCCCGGCTTTGCCATCCTTCCGTTTGCAAAAAGCGGTTTCTTCAATGATCGCGAAACATCAATGCGACTACTGGACGGGCACGGTATACACGACGAACCGTCGCGTATGGGAGCACGACGAAAACTTCAAAGATTACCTGGCTAAAACGCGTGCGATGGCTGTGGATATGGAAACAGCGACGATCTTCGTTACGGGGTTCGTAAACGAAATTCCTCGCGGCGCTTTGTTGCTGGTATCTGATAACCCGATGATTCCCGATGGCGTGAAGACAGAAGAGAGTGATAAAAAAGTCACCGCTAATTTTGTCGACAAGCATCTGAACATTGGTATCGATGCTTTGCGCGAGTTGCGTGATTCCGGTGAATCCGTGAAACACTTGCGCTGGGATTGATTTCACACAAAATCTTGTTCCTGAAATTTCCAAAGTCATGCAGTTCGAATAGCTTCTAACTCCTAAATGGAGGCTCACTGCATGACTCGCTGGATGATTCTTTTTGTTACTTTAATTTCTGTTTCGACTTCTTGGGCATTTGATTCTTACGAAGTTCAAGCCACTCCTCGGCCGCTTCCCGATGCGCCTTATGAGCCTGGTCCCGGCGACCCTATTCCCAGCGAGCCGCCTCGTGAGGAGTTTATTCCTTATTCGTTAGGTGAGGGTGATACGGGACGCTTTGGTTCTAAAGATACCGAGTTTTATCCACGTTTTGATTTAGCGCGAGTTGTGAGTATTCGTTTGGTCGGCTCACGCAATGAGATTGATGTGAAAGAAGTGAAAGTTCTTTACGCTGACAACATGGTAGAGAGAAGTTTGTACACGCTTCAGGGAAATTTACGTTCCGGCGCGATGAAAGAAATCGCTTTGGATGGGCGACCTATTTATCGAATTGATATCTCTGCCAAGTCCGAGCGCTTCTGGAAAAAGTTAGGGAGTTACCGAGTAGATATCATCGCTGTACGATGACAAATGCCCAAAGTTTGAGCATGAAAATTCGATAGGAAAATAGAAAAAGGCCTCGGTTTCATAGGGGCCCTTTTCGTAAATTCACCTTTTTTCACGCAATTAACATGTTGTGTCATTTTGAAATGTGCGATATAACTGGCACCACTTTAATCACTACAACTGAAGTACATTTTGGGGAGGCTCGCTTTGATCAATCCTGGCACTAACATGCAAGCGGAAGAAATCGACTCTGACTTAGACTTGGACCTAGATAACGAAAAAGAGATGAAGAAAACCTCTGCTTTCGAAGCAGACATGGACGAGGACCTTGAGGCAGAAGCTGCTTTAGCTACTATGGCTGGCAACTTGTTGATGGAAGGCGAAGAAGACGACACGAACCTGGATGAAATCGAAAATATCTTAGAATTGCCAGACACAGGTTTCCCTAAGTTCACTTTGGCAAAAAATAAAGCTCGTTTCCTAAGAATGGTGAGCTGGTATCGTGGTAAAGAAGAGTGGATTGAAGTTGCTCCTTTGTCAGGCGTAACAAAACTCTTCAAACAACAGACAAAAGAGTTGGAAGGCATCCGTTCTTCTAAACTTGATTATGAAATGGAACTTGAAACTGGAACTTTGACTCCGTCACAACGCTCTTATCGCCGTGACGAACTTAAGATGTGTAAAGTTCAAGAAAAAATGGCTGTTCACTTGATCTCTAAACTTCAAGTGAAAATCAAATCCGGCCGTAGATAATCCGCGTTCGCGGGTTGCAGTAAAACGACTTAAATTGTTGTAACCATCAAAGCCAAGGGTCTCCACCCTTGGCTTTTTTCTTTTATCGCACAGCACACAGACCCGACAAAACTTCCTGATGATTCTCTTTTAGTTTACAGTTTGAAGGTACTCTTAAAGAAGGAAAGGTAGTTCCTATGAAATCTTCTAAAAAGAAATCACAATCAAGCGCGGTAGCCATCGATATCGGAATCCCAGAAGCAGACAGAATCAAAATCGCAGACGGTCTTTCCAGACTTCTAGCTGACTCTTACACTCTTTATCTAAAAACGCACAACTTCCACTGGAACGTGACAGGCCCAATGTTCCAAACTTTGCATTTGATGTTTGAAACTCAATACACAGAACTAGCTACGGCCGTAGACTTGATCGCAGAAAGAATCCGCTCTTTAGGCGTTCCGGCACCAGGCACTTATAAAGAATTTGCAAAACTAACAAGCATCGAAGAACCAGACGGCGTTCCATCAGCAAAAGAAATGATCCGCCAATTGGTAGAAGGCCAAGAAGCGGTTGTAAAAACAGCTCGCTCGATCTTCCCGAAAGTAGAAAAAGCGGGGGACGAAGTGAGCGCGGATCTTCTTACACAACGTATGCAACTTCACGAAAAGAATGCGTGGATGCTAAGAAGCTTGTTGGAAGAGTAGTTCTTTAATTCCGGAATTTTAAAAATAGAAAAAGCCCTGGGGAATCCTCGGGGCTTTTTTATTTTTGAATCTAGAGCGTAAACTTAAAACTTAAAACTTAACGCAACCGCTTACCGCCACGGTGGCGGTAAAACGGGTGATCCTGCTTTCACTTCCACCGTGGAAGTAACTTTGTTTGCGAAAGGATAAGCGCCGACGTAGTTGCTCACTGCCACGATGGCAGTGAAGTTATGCTTGAAGCCCGATAGCCAGGGGAGCCAGGAGGCTTTTCGCTCTCCCAGAGTGACGCAATCGCTTACTGCCTCCGTGGCAGTAGAATGAAGCAGCAAGTGTTTTCAGTTTGGAAGTTTTTGAAGTCCAAGCACAATTCTCAACCGGTAGAGTGAAGTGGTGAACGAAGAATGAACGAACAAAGATGGTAGAAACGACTTCGCAAAGCCGGAGTCGCACTAGCAACAAGATCCCAGCCGAAGGCATCTGCTAAAAACAAAAAGCAGCAAACCCAAAACAAATCTCCACACGCAAGCCCACTCCCACCAAGATAAATTTTTGAGCAGCCTGCCAAGGTTAAGACATATCTTGCGGTATTTAGAAGTTGATTACTAACCGGACTACGAGGCTGGGAACGAATATAGGGGAGGCCCCGCAAAGGTCGGCCTTCGTCGGCGCCACGACGGCGCGAACCGCCGAAGGCGGCGACGATTGAGCCCGGATGGCGTGCCGACCGCCGCGGAGCCACCCCTATATTCGTTCCCAGCCAACCGAAACCCCGAATAGAAATCAAGACCCAAAATAACCCGGCAGAAAGCCCAGTCTTTCCCCCAACTTAAACTGTCTCAAAAAAAAATCGCACCTGGCCCTAAATTCTCAGCGTGATACGCCGATAGGTACAAAGTGAGTCAATTAGCATTGAATAATGTTTCAAAAGGGGAGGATTTAAATGTCACGCACAGTAATGATCGTGGTGAGCGATAACCAGGAAACGATTGAGAACGCAAAGAAGTACTGGGAAACACACGATGTGACAGTTCAAGCCTATTCATCTTCACAATGGAGAGAAGGTCTTGATAATGCATTTTTCAGACAACAACTAGTAGCTGGTGTTCCTGCTTTGATTTCAGGTAACAGCCCAGTAAATTCTGATGCTGGCGGTAACGTAATCCAGTTCCCAACAGCGACAGCAACTTCATCTAGCGTACAAAAAATGGAAGAGCTTGAAGCTCATGCTATCGAAAACGCTATCGTACAATACAAAGGCAACTTGACTGAAGCTGCGAAAGCTTTGGGTATTGGTCGCGCGACTTTGTATCGTAAAGTAAAACAATATCACATCGATCCTTCAGCAGCTCGTAAGAAGAAAGTGGCTGCTTAAGACCCTTTTGAATTGAAAACCGAAGACCGGGTGTTTACACTCGGTCTTTGTTTTTTCGGGGACCTTTCGGAATGAGTCGTGTTCTTGCCATACTACTAGCACTCAGCTGCGCCTTCGGAGCGTATCATTTCACTTTGCAAAAAAGTTTCGTGAACCCATATCCGGTGGTCTGTGATTTAGTTTCCTCAAAAATTTTTCTGGAAGACGACCAAGTCAAAAAATGGAATCGCATCTGCCATCGTCGCAGTCGCCTGGTGACGCCTTATTCGCCCAAAAAATTAGTCATTAAAGATATCAACAATGTGTTGGGTTTGCTCAACGTTTCTCATCTCGAGGTCTATGACTCTTCTGAAGTGAAGAGTATCTGGAGAGGAGAAGCCTTAGAAACAGGAATTGAAGCCGAGTTCGTCGACAGTGAGCTTGTGATTTTCAAACTTCATCCCAACTCGCCTGGGGCTTTGGCCGGCTTAAAAAAGGGCGACGTTATTAAAAGCATCAACCGCGAACAGCCCAATCCTTGGGAGGCTGCGACTGAATCGGGCACGTACCTGATCGAAAGAAAAGAACAGGAAATTTCTTTTCAAATCAAAGCCGCTCATATCGTTCGCAAAGAAGAAGTCAGCTTTGAAGATCTAAAAAACAAAGCGGCGATGATTCAAATCCCTTCATTTCGTGCCGATTTTTTCGCCGATGAAAAAATCGCCGAGCTTCAAAAGAAACTTCAGAACGTCAATCGGCTGGTTATCGATCTTAGAGGCAATGCAGGTGGAAACTTCGTTGCCGGTTTGAGATTTCTTTCGTTGATTCTGTGTCAACCGGAAGAGGTCGGGCGTATCGTGCGACCGCGCTATTCGCACAATGTGACAGCTGAACTTCCTGATGACTTGCGCGATGAAAAGCAGTTAGAGATTTTAGACCGCAGCAAAGAAGTGCTCCTAAAAACTTT contains these protein-coding regions:
- a CDS encoding pirin family protein, encoding MSSTQNNILMEIAPRLVSVGGPTVHRLMPYAKKRMIGPFIFFDYFPATDFPAGEGMEVRPHPHIGLSTLSYLLEGAVLHHDSLGHKQLLTPGDVNWMTAGKGISHSERVPPELHGKAHRLHLLQFWVALPLAEEDREPSFKHHAASDIPRFQVGDADVRLVAGSAFGKTSPVDVYSKLFFMDVHLKKGGIFEFDPGSQELAFFIIKGKLSLGEKEIGPDDFVILEHDSSLKITATEDTQVVVLGGDSFLEPRHIYWNYVSSSKEKIEKAKQAWMDGSFPQVPGEPDIIPLPTPTPTPLS
- a CDS encoding AMP nucleosidase; translation: MKTKKEIVDNWLPRYTGVPLNEFGQYILLTNFGNYVKMFAEKFDVPVRGLDRPMQSATAENITILNFGMGSALAATCMDLLTAINPKAALFLGKCGGLKKKNQLGDFILPIAAIRGEGTSNEYLPEEIPALPSFRLQKAVSSMIAKHQCDYWTGTVYTTNRRVWEHDENFKDYLAKTRAMAVDMETATIFVTGFVNEIPRGALLLVSDNPMIPDGVKTEESDKKVTANFVDKHLNIGIDALRELRDSGESVKHLRWD
- a CDS encoding Dps family protein, whose translation is MKSSKKKSQSSAVAIDIGIPEADRIKIADGLSRLLADSYTLYLKTHNFHWNVTGPMFQTLHLMFETQYTELATAVDLIAERIRSLGVPAPGTYKEFAKLTSIEEPDGVPSAKEMIRQLVEGQEAVVKTARSIFPKVEKAGDEVSADLLTQRMQLHEKNAWMLRSLLEE
- a CDS encoding M23 family metallopeptidase translates to MRNKFLSQLLGSLLVMTATPGLAQAFEEINDTLYLENKLAIHLYQASELADGKRALVSAIELPEESILAIDIHNINSALSDATSSPERIRFPFIPPGKTEVTKNSAGFACGFRIVDVMDEDIRSDEIMDRTDLCLSLSDLRVTGALESNGADALRSFNEFMQEGRLHSMNSLSKYVDRMRAERIEFGVIEKAAVQTVISPIKNCGRGCLTVTSEYGMRNHPVLKRKRLHKGIDLRAATGTSVVSVLDGKVLATRTEKNRRTKRISGYGHYVIVVHPGNKLETLYAHLSGFKSKAGQSVKQGDLIALSGNTGIGTAPHLHFETHIQGKRGYVPANPRSYLGSILSSVAWIVNLFKIG
- a CDS encoding helix-turn-helix domain-containing protein; protein product: MSRTVMIVVSDNQETIENAKKYWETHDVTVQAYSSSQWREGLDNAFFRQQLVAGVPALISGNSPVNSDAGGNVIQFPTATATSSSVQKMEELEAHAIENAIVQYKGNLTEAAKALGIGRATLYRKVKQYHIDPSAARKKKVAA
- a CDS encoding S41 family peptidase; this encodes MSRVLAILLALSCAFGAYHFTLQKSFVNPYPVVCDLVSSKIFLEDDQVKKWNRICHRRSRLVTPYSPKKLVIKDINNVLGLLNVSHLEVYDSSEVKSIWRGEALETGIEAEFVDSELVIFKLHPNSPGALAGLKKGDVIKSINREQPNPWEAATESGTYLIERKEQEISFQIKAAHIVRKEEVSFEDLKNKAAMIQIPSFRADFFADEKIAELQKKLQNVNRLVIDLRGNAGGNFVAGLRFLSLILCQPEEVGRIVRPRYSHNVTAELPDDLRDEKQLEILDRSKEVLLKTFKQDTCFRGDIKVLVDGKTASVAEMVAQALKEFKKAPLLGSPSRGQMLVGVWYPLNEVGPGVEISIPEALYLSHNKYKIEGQGVELDKVLYYNLNEMQAGIDSWVKRALD
- a CDS encoding KH domain-containing protein, translating into MSAALSTSQADVRESLRSVLESVVKKIVTTPENIKVTYSVGERTTIYQIETVQSEYGRLVGSQGRMINALRTVIAGMAGTHGFRAILNFKNDEKFHQF